A window of Lytechinus variegatus isolate NC3 chromosome 15, Lvar_3.0, whole genome shotgun sequence contains these coding sequences:
- the LOC121429031 gene encoding adenosine receptor A3-like, with the protein MAIVDTLAWVTPLLMSVLGVILNLLSMGAILSFKTLRKTKNIFISHLSFCDFVASICIVITYIKYLTQLDFSTSFVQHTFGVALVMSLLSTLAIAVERFIIFYLDPFGNRKIITPFRTTLAFLVSWACVNVMFYLMGYLIRESLYRISKVILSSSIWIAIIVTAAFYGIIYQKITSASKGIGASDTFLQRRYKVHQKIIVTFSLVVGTTGLCWLPLTVTEFLKAFPQVHDTPWFIALDRIFFSILCLNQVLNPIIVWSRMTEFRDKLKVCRRGEREGDRGENNEQTNLTSVSANVPVNIDSRDNSIFTMSP; encoded by the exons ATGGCCATCGTGGATACATTAGCGTGGGTAACTCCACTTTTAATGTCAGTTTTGGGCGTGATTTTGAACCTCCTTTCAATGGGTGCCATATTGAGCTTCAAAACTTTACGCAAaaccaaaaatattttcatctctCATCTGTCCTTCTGTGATTTCGTTGCATCTATTTGTATTGTGATTACTTATATCAAATATCTTACTCAATTG GACTTTTCTACGTCATTTGTACAACATACATTCGGAGTGGCCTTGGTGATGTCACTTCTCAGCACCCTTGCCATCGCCGTAGAACGATTCATCATCTTCTATCTTGATCCTTTTGGAAATCGCAAGATCATAACCCCATTTCGAACGACCCTAGCATTTTTGGTAAGCTGGGCCTGTGTAAATGTGATGTTTTACCTGATGGGCTACCTCATCAGAGAAAGTCTGTACCGGATTTCCAAGGTGATTTTATCATCTTCAATCTGGATTGCCATAATTGTAACTGCAGCCTTTTATGGGATCATCTATCAGAAAATCACGTCGGCGTCCAAAGGAATTGGAGCGTCGGACACCTTTCTCCAGCGGAGGTACAAGGTGCATCAGAAGATCATAGTGACATTCAGTCTTGTAGTTGGAACGACTGGACTGTGTTGGCTTCCGCTAACAGTGACAGAGTTCTTGAAGGCGTTTCCGCAAGTTCATGACACACCTTGGTTCATCGCCCTCGACCGAATTTTCTTCAGTATTCTGTGCTTGAACCAGGTCTTGAATCCGATCATCGTCTGGTCCAGGATGACGGAGTTTAGGGATAAGCTTAAGGTCTGTAGACGAGGAGAGCGAGAGGGTGATAGGGGTGAGAATAATGAGCAGACCAACCTAACATCCGTATCAGCCAACGTGCCAGTAAACATAGACTCTAGAGACAATTCCATTTTCACAATGTCACCATGA